The genomic stretch GCGCCCTTGGGGAACTCCGACTCTCTGAGCAGGTCGTGTGCCCAGGCGCCGTAGGCTGCGAAACCGGCAGTCCGCTCATGTGCCTTTGGCGTCTCCATTATCTCCAGAGCATATGTTAGCGTATCAACTAGTAGATCCTTATCCAGCGGCTCATCCTTCTGTTCACCCAAGGCCAGGATGGCGATGGTGTCAGGATGCTCATACCAGCCCTCGCGCACGAAGTAACCGCAGGGTTCCCTCTCAATGCCTGCCGCAAATTCCGGCATCTCCTGAAAGAAGTTCCACCCAAGCAGAGTCTCCCCGCCATTGCGATAGCCTGTGATGATACATGCTTCCGGCGGGCCGATGATGCCGAAGCCGATCACTGGTCGACCAGCGTCTATCTCGCGCTTGATCAGCTCCACGAAAGCCGGTTTGTCTCCAGTCCTGACCTGCCCGCTGTCGCCCCGCCCACCCCTTGGGAGAGCGGTGTGTTCGGTCTTGCACAGGAGCGTGTAGTCTCTGCCCACCGAATCCATTGCGCGACGCAGGGGCTCGGTCGCATCCAACCTGATACCCAGAATGTCCACATTTCCGCCGTCCCAGTATTCAGAATTCCAAAGCAGTCGGAAGGCTGCCCCGGTGATTGCCATTAGGTGATGGTAAGTGGTCGGCTGACCCATAAAGCCCAAGCATGCCTTCAAGACGGACGGAAATGGCGTACACTCGTTCTCTGTGCTGAAGTAACTGACCTGCGGAACCCCATATAACACAGACGAATCCAGCTCGTGCGTGTGGGCCCTATCCATCAGAATCACCTTCTCTTGCATTGATTGAACAGCGGGGCCGTAAATCCCCTGGGTGATCATGGTGCTGCTGACCGGACGCCGCTGCTGCCGAAAACGCGCAGGTGGTTCGCCGAAAGCCCGCCTGAACGCCCTAGTGAACGAATCGTGCGAAGCGAAGCCGTAATCCATGGCGATATCCGACACCAGCTTGCCTGTGTTCATCAACTCAAAGGCAGCGTGGCTCAGCCTGCGGCCAGTGATGTACCGGGAGATTGTTTCTCCGGTTGCCTTGGCAAAGACGGCGCGTGAGTGAGATAGCGAGAAGCCGAGCACCCGCGCTACCTGCCCTTGTTGTATGTCCTCTGCCACTCGGTTCTCAATGAAATCAAGTGCGGACTTGATTGTCAGCCAATGATCCACCGCGCCACCACCTCTGCTTGGGTTTGTTCTAGCCGCGCGACTAACCTGATTATACGTGGACTTGGGAGTACCGGCTCGACAATTCTGATGGTGCTGTCCGCTGAGCCTGAGCGCATTCATGAGCACGGTGCCTTGCCGAGAGAAGCCGCATAGCATAATCGGCAGCCATCTCGCTTTCTGATGAAGCTGTGAACATGAGGAAGGGTCGATTGTGGAAAGTCGCGACGATGAAGAACGGCCTCGTTTGCCAACCGGGGACGGGTGAAAGGGTGAAAGCTTCTGCAGGCATTGCAGTAGGGACGTCGGACAGACCTTCCAGGGTGCTTTACAGGATATCCCACACATCACAGTCGACCTCGCCGCAGTACTCGAGGTAGTGCGTAGCCTTGACGCCCTGCTTCAGAATCACCTTACTCGCCGGGCGTTCGACCACTTGGACAAAGACGGTCTTCGCGGTCTCGTTCGTGGCCATCTTGATCTCCCCTTTCTGAAGTGCAAGGCAACGGTCGCGGACCCGGTCCGGCATGAACAGCCGTATCGGCCCCGGACTACTGCGGCAGTCGATGGGGGACACGCCGAATTGCATGGAAAAAGCCCTTATGAACCCCTCATGCGACGCGAACACGAAGTCGAAGGCGACATCTACAACCTTAGGCTGTTCGTCGCGGAGCAGCAGGGCAGCCTTGGTCATACGCAGCGCCCTCACGTATTCAGCAGAAAGGCTATCATCTGGCGGGTCGCCCATCTTGACCTAGCTTGCGGAAAAGCGATTCGTGTGTGCCCAGTCCCTATCCCTTCATCCCCGTGGTGGCTATCCCTTCGACAAAGTATTTCTGACCCACCGCGAATATCAAGAGCACCGGAAGCGTAACTACGAGCGTGGCTGCCATGAGAGGGCCCCAGTCCACCGAGAACTGCGACTGGAACACCTGCAACCCCAGCTGAACGGTGCGCATCTGGTCTCTGTTGACAATGACCAACGGCCAAAGGAAGTCGTCCCACACATTCGTGAACGTGAATATGGACAGCGTCGCGATGACTGGCCTGGACAGCGGCAGGCACACTCGCATGAATACGCCGAGGTCTGAGCACCCGTCGATGCGCGCAGCGTCGTCGAGTTCGCGCGGCAACGATGCAAAGAACTGCCTCGTCATGAATACCGAGAACGTCGTGATCAGATACGGAAACAGCAGTCCTCCGTAGCTGTCGATGAGGCCCTTGCCACCCACGCCCAAAACGTTGTTGCCCCCAGTCAATGGGAACCGCCTGGCCAGTATGAACAGGGGCACTATCGTTACGTGTATGGGGATCATCATGGTGCCCAGCAGCGCGTAGAAAATCGGCTCGCGCCCTGGAAACTCCAGCCTTGCGAAGGCGAACCCCGCCAGCGATCCCAGCATCACATTGGTCACAGTTGCAATGCTCGCCACAAGCGCGCTGTTGAGGAAGTACCTGAAGAAGTTCGTGTGCGAGAAGACCGTTTTGAAGTGCTCCCAGGTTATGCGTTTTGGCAGCCACACAGGAGGGTATGCGAACAGGTCCTGATTCGGTTTTATCGAGCTCAGCACCATCCAAGCGAACGGCCCCGCCATGATCATGGCAACTAGTATGAGCACGATGTAAACGACAGCGAGCTGCGGACGGTTCTGACTTCTCATGGCCTACACCTCGCTGTCCACTCTGGAGCTGAAGAACTTCACGTTTATCAGCGACAGGGTGAATATGATGATGAAGAGTATAAAAGCCAGGGCCGATGCTTTCCCCATCTCCATGTAGTCGAAGGCCAGCTTGTATATGAGGTAGCCCACGGTAGTGGTGCTATCGAGGGGGCCGCCGCGGGTCATGGCGTACACTTCGGTGAAGGTCTGAAATGTGCTGATCAGGCCCATGGTGAGAACGTAGTACGTTACCGGCCGGAGCATCGGCCATGTAATGCCGGTGAACCGGCGCCATGGGCCGGCGCCGTCTATCATGGCAGCCTCATACAAGTAACGAGGTATGCCTTGAAGCCCAGCCAGGTAAATGACCATGTTCCATCCGATGCCTTTCCACACCCTCATGATGGCCAGCGAGTGCAGAGCCGTTTTCGGCGACGTAAGCCACCTCACCTGGTTGATTCCCAGCGCCCCCAGTAGGTTATTGAGGAGGCCCGAATCGTAGTCATATATCCACATCCAGATCATGCTCACTGCCACCATAGACGTAACAACTGGCAAGTAGTAAGCCGTTCGGAACAGCGTTATGGCGTGAAGCCGGCGGTTCACGAGTATCGCCAAACCCAGTGAGCAGATGATGTTGATAGGTAATACTTCGATAGCGTACTGGAAAGTGTTCCTGAGGGCGGTCCACATCTGGCCGCTCTGGCCCAAGAGCGCACGGTAGTTGTAGAGACCTGTCCATCGAGGCGACTGCAGCATGGTGTAGTCAGTGAAGCTCAAATATAGCGATAC from Clostridia bacterium encodes the following:
- a CDS encoding AraC family transcriptional regulator; its protein translation is MDHWLTIKSALDFIENRVAEDIQQGQVARVLGFSLSHSRAVFAKATGETISRYITGRRLSHAAFELMNTGKLVSDIAMDYGFASHDSFTRAFRRAFGEPPARFRQQRRPVSSTMITQGIYGPAVQSMQEKVILMDRAHTHELDSSVLYGVPQVSYFSTENECTPFPSVLKACLGFMGQPTTYHHLMAITGAAFRLLWNSEYWDGGNVDILGIRLDATEPLRRAMDSVGRDYTLLCKTEHTALPRGGRGDSGQVRTGDKPAFVELIKREIDAGRPVIGFGIIGPPEACIITGYRNGGETLLGWNFFQEMPEFAAGIEREPCGYFVREGWYEHPDTIAILALGEQKDEPLDKDLLVDTLTYALEIMETPKAHERTAGFAAYGAWAHDLLRESEFPKGAPLPMLMERLMCQADGVTMIGERWQAFRFMEEQAVLSPTAKIELEEAAQLFRQESRLALQMGEAIGGIRMGEKQALTLAKREIREALVHLIQQARELDMRAAEHMKRALQLLS
- a CDS encoding carbohydrate ABC transporter permease, with the translated sequence MRSQNRPQLAVVYIVLILVAMIMAGPFAWMVLSSIKPNQDLFAYPPVWLPKRITWEHFKTVFSHTNFFRYFLNSALVASIATVTNVMLGSLAGFAFARLEFPGREPIFYALLGTMMIPIHVTIVPLFILARRFPLTGGNNVLGVGGKGLIDSYGGLLFPYLITTFSVFMTRQFFASLPRELDDAARIDGCSDLGVFMRVCLPLSRPVIATLSIFTFTNVWDDFLWPLVIVNRDQMRTVQLGLQVFQSQFSVDWGPLMAATLVVTLPVLLIFAVGQKYFVEGIATTGMKG
- a CDS encoding sugar ABC transporter permease; amino-acid sequence: MRSKRRSYVCAYLFIAPVVLYVAVTSFVPMAVSLYLSFTDYTMLQSPRWTGLYNYRALLGQSGQMWTALRNTFQYAIEVLPINIICSLGLAILVNRRLHAITLFRTAYYLPVVTSMVAVSMIWMWIYDYDSGLLNNLLGALGINQVRWLTSPKTALHSLAIMRVWKGIGWNMVIYLAGLQGIPRYLYEAAMIDGAGPWRRFTGITWPMLRPVTYYVLTMGLISTFQTFTEVYAMTRGGPLDSTTTVGYLIYKLAFDYMEMGKASALAFILFIIIFTLSLINVKFFSSRVDSEV
- a CDS encoding AraC family transcriptional regulator, translating into MGDPPDDSLSAEYVRALRMTKAALLLRDEQPKVVDVAFDFVFASHEGFIRAFSMQFGVSPIDCRSSPGPIRLFMPDRVRDRCLALQKGEIKMATNETAKTVFVQVVERPASKVILKQGVKATHYLEYCGEVDCDVWDIL